One Danio rerio strain Tuebingen ecotype United States chromosome 7, GRCz12tu, whole genome shotgun sequence genomic window, TACATCCGTTAGCTTCATTGCTAATGTCCTTGCAGCAGCTAAGACTAGAAGTAAATCAATGTCTGTCTtttgggggggaaaaaaataattgtcATTTAGCCTCACTTTGTACGAATTACgaatgttataataaaataattaagtacgTTTTAGAATTCGGTTCATTTCATTTATGGTTTTGGGTTAAATATAACGTTAGGTAACGTTATTGGGTTTATTATATGACACAACGTCAGGCCTCTTGTTACAAATTTTTGATGTGGATTTCTGTTGCAAATAGATATTTAGATGTTATGTTTCATCAACGTCGGAGTTGAATATTAAGCTGAATATACTGGACATTTGTCAAGTTTTCGACATTCACAGCCACAGTGACCTCCCTTCCTTTAAacttgtatatgtatgtatgtgtgtgtatatatatatatatatatatatatatatatatatatatatatatatatatatatatatataaaacataaggTGGCTTTTTAAATCAGGCCTTGAGATATGCATGTGTTCATGTTGTCATTGTAGTGACACTGAAATCACCATGAGCATCACAGGTGTCTGCAATTTATTCGTTCAGAGATTTGTCAAGTTGTAGTTTGATATTCAGAAAAGATTTATGTGCCACACTATATTtactatgtttatttatattatataaaataatgatgataaacaatatatacacacacacacaaacatgtatattatacatagaggtaaaattggttttatatccgcacattctgactttctccttaataatataatttcataaaagtattatttgcaaaatctgtatagtgaaatcatattagcagccaatgactataaaagtacaacattgttcacagtcaaataaacagtgttaatgttgttttcaaatcacacttgcaggttattttagACCGAATATTTTAAGTGCTATAGTAAACAATAAAGGGAGTTGTCACTGaataaatgtgttaatataaaaccaactttacctctgttTTATATGGGatctgctttattattatttgcatcgTGGAACTCATAGGGCCGTATGTCAGTTTATTGTTCTGCTACTATTTCATGTGCCATTCAATGCACATTTTTTAGTATTTCTAATCTGTTTATTTAGTtctgttattattgtttgtttttccatTTTGTAGCTCGCTCTTCAGTACGCTTCGCTCACACAGACATCAAGATCCCTGATTTCTCTGACTACCGCCGGCCAGAagttttgaacccaaataagcaGTCGCAAGAGAGTGGTGATGCCCGGCGGGCCTTCTCCTATCTGATGACGGGGTCTACCCTTGTGGTTGGAGTCTATACAGCCAAGACAGTCGTTACACAGTTTGTGTCCTCTATGAGTGCCTCAGCTGACGTTTTGGCTTTGTCCAAGATTGAAATCAAGCTGGCAGACATCCCTGAGGGTAAGAACATGACCTTCAAATGGAGAGGGAAGCCCCTGTTTGTCCGCCACAGAACAGAGAAGGAGATCGAGACTGAGGCTGGCGTCAATCTCGCTGAGCTTCGGGACCCTCAGCACGACAAAGACCGTGTTGTGAACCCGTCCTGGGTTATCGTCATTGGTGTCTGCACCCATCTGGGCTGTGTGCCTATTGCTAATGCCGGTGAATTCGGCGGTTATTACTGCCCGTGCCACGGCTCTCATTATGATGCATCTGGTCGCATCAGGAAAGGCCCTGCTCCGCTCAATCTGGAGGTGCCCTACTATGAGTTCCCAGATGACGACACAGTGGTTGTAGGATAAAGGACTGTACTACATTAACTATGATCCACACAGACCGTGTGCTTTGCGTGTTTGATTTTTGTTCATCTTGTTTCAGACACACTATCTGCATTGACTCGATGGGTAACAAAGGTTAATTGTaagtaataaaatgtattttatctgATGGAATCTTCACTCAGCTCTATTTATTCA contains:
- the uqcrfs1 gene encoding cytochrome b-c1 complex subunit Rieske, mitochondrial; the encoded protein is MMSIAARSGTFSPYLQATNYAVAGPLKPLIAGVVVKSDNLLVDTKKPFLCRESLSGQSAKSGLAVSSSLNARSSVRFAHTDIKIPDFSDYRRPEVLNPNKQSQESGDARRAFSYLMTGSTLVVGVYTAKTVVTQFVSSMSASADVLALSKIEIKLADIPEGKNMTFKWRGKPLFVRHRTEKEIETEAGVNLAELRDPQHDKDRVVNPSWVIVIGVCTHLGCVPIANAGEFGGYYCPCHGSHYDASGRIRKGPAPLNLEVPYYEFPDDDTVVVG